A DNA window from Candidatus Hydrogenedentota bacterium contains the following coding sequences:
- a CDS encoding EF-hand domain-containing protein, with protein sequence MGKLLTSWLILGAALLLYPVQSAPAQEMIYRVTANDIVAVPLGLKSIPPGAPTRTITPNGSTFNIYYKDVIDERDVGFDDVIEGAARQASLEAALTYVAEVLNQPGTLDIVVNPSELDGSGALAFAGTFFTNAEGFQNGIAHFRLVSGSKPFSGTEEIFITVDFGYSWHAGVEEATGSDFDLETVLLHEITHGLGILSLSEPSGASGISDGVYSGWDQFMVNGSDENMFGGEPPSFIGQLANLTGNNLFFDGADATTAYNQGGVKPGIYAPSPFSNGSSLSHWDTGNIVGGAVMEHAVAPAVNKRTYADFEIGALKDIGWTNAAIPGSGGEGEGEGEGEGEGEGEGEGEGEGEGEGEGEGEGEGEGEGEGEGEGEGEGEGEGEGEGEGEGEGEGEGEGEGEGEGEGEGEGEGEGEGEGEGDAIRQMLLENFETVDTDFDGAVSYAEALGLLPTLSEIDFSLLDIDETGVLDLFELDLGDLGELDVFLLKLDLLESFELLDEDLNGSLDAAELVVITDGDPESLALLLGYFDADESDSLELDEVEVTGDTDEELSAIAALLLEDFDLLDLNTTGALALLEARIAISDLHVFVFYIMDSDLDGRLQPAELELLIGSGGEGEGEGEGEGEGEGEGEGEGEGEG encoded by the coding sequence ATGGGAAAGCTATTGACTTCGTGGTTGATACTGGGGGCGGCGCTGCTCCTGTATCCGGTCCAATCGGCTCCAGCGCAGGAAATGATATACCGGGTTACCGCCAACGACATTGTTGCGGTGCCTCTCGGCCTCAAGAGCATTCCCCCGGGCGCACCGACCAGGACGATCACGCCCAATGGCAGCACCTTCAATATTTACTACAAGGACGTCATCGACGAGCGTGATGTCGGCTTCGATGACGTGATTGAGGGGGCGGCCCGTCAGGCCAGCCTCGAAGCTGCTCTGACGTATGTGGCGGAAGTCCTCAATCAGCCCGGAACGCTGGACATCGTCGTAAACCCATCGGAGTTGGACGGAAGCGGTGCCCTGGCCTTTGCCGGCACGTTTTTCACCAATGCGGAAGGCTTTCAAAATGGCATCGCCCACTTCCGCCTTGTGAGCGGCTCCAAGCCCTTTTCCGGCACGGAAGAGATCTTCATCACCGTTGACTTCGGTTACAGTTGGCACGCCGGCGTCGAGGAGGCGACCGGGTCCGATTTCGATCTTGAGACCGTGCTGCTGCATGAGATTACGCACGGACTGGGCATACTCTCCCTCTCGGAGCCCTCGGGCGCATCGGGTATCAGCGACGGTGTCTACAGTGGTTGGGACCAGTTCATGGTGAATGGTTCCGATGAGAACATGTTTGGCGGTGAACCGCCTTCCTTCATCGGCCAGTTGGCGAACCTTACAGGGAACAATCTCTTCTTTGATGGCGCCGACGCTACAACGGCCTACAATCAAGGCGGGGTGAAGCCGGGAATCTACGCCCCAAGTCCCTTCAGCAATGGCAGCAGCCTCTCCCATTGGGACACGGGGAACATCGTTGGCGGCGCGGTCATGGAGCATGCCGTTGCTCCCGCAGTGAATAAGCGAACCTATGCGGACTTCGAGATTGGCGCGTTGAAAGACATCGGGTGGACCAACGCCGCAATTCCTGGGTCCGGTGGCGAGGGCGAGGGCGAGGGCGAGGGAGAAGGCGAAGGTGAAGGCGAAGGCGAAGGCGAAGGCGAAGGCGAAGGTGAAGGCGAAGGCGAAGGCGAAGGCGAAGGCGAAGGCGAGGGCGAAGGTGAAGGCGAAGGTGAAGGTGAAGGTGAAGGTGAAGGTGAAGGTGAAGGCGAGGGTGAAGGTGAAGGCGAGGGTGAAGGTGAAGGTGAAGGCGAAGGTGAGGGCGAAGGCGAAGGCGAAGGAGAAGGAGAAGGAGAAGGAGAAGGAGAAGGAGACGCAATACGACAAATGCTGCTTGAGAATTTCGAAACCGTCGATACGGATTTTGACGGTGCCGTCTCGTATGCGGAAGCCCTCGGACTCCTGCCGACCCTTTCCGAGATCGACTTCAGTCTATTGGATATCGATGAAACCGGTGTGCTCGATCTGTTCGAGTTGGATCTCGGAGATCTGGGTGAGCTCGATGTATTTCTGCTGAAGCTGGATCTGCTCGAATCCTTTGAACTGCTCGACGAGGACCTCAACGGTTCGCTGGACGCGGCGGAATTGGTCGTAATAACGGATGGTGACCCCGAGAGTTTGGCGCTTCTGCTCGGCTATTTCGATGCGGACGAGAGCGATTCGCTGGAACTGGACGAGGTCGAGGTGACGGGCGATACGGACGAGGAGCTCTCCGCGATTGCGGCCCTGTTACTGGAAGACTTCGATCTGCTCGACCTTAATACGACTGGGGCGCTCGCGCTTCTGGAGGCCCGCATTGCGATCTCGGACCTGCACGTATTTGTCTTTTACATTATGGACTCGGACCTGGATGGCCGCCTTCAGCCTGCTGAATTGGAGCTGCTCATAGGTTCAGGCGGTGAAGGCGAAGGTGAAGGCGAAGGTGAAGGTGAAGGTGAAGGTGAAGGTGAAGGCGAAGGCGAAGGCGAAGGCGA